ATATGATGGAGTAAATCTAGTGTTATGATAAaatgtttttcaaattttataatggTGCGACTGATAATGGTCAACAATCCTTAACTATTTTGGATTTATAATAATGCAAATTATAGTCGTGAATTAGTCTTAGTTATCACATATTAATATTTCGCATGTCCATAAAACAGAGTCTCATTGGTgtttaccaaaaataaatttcatatcaCAAACTGAAATTTTATCTCAagactttattcacttttttccctctttctctctcctattattttctcttttctcttttcttctcttactttatctatattttttctctttatctctcttactttatcaatttttcattaaatgcGACGTCTGCAAATAGGATATTTTTCTTAGACGGGGGAGTATAGATATTGGACAATTTTATTCATACAATAATGTTCTAATGAAACTTATATATTTTCTTGAATTTGgccttttatattttatatttcggtcttttatatttttactcAGTGAATGATAGTCAATCTTGATTATGAATTATAGTgttaatagtattaaattagtcccttaaaattagaaactatttctattttgattcgttcattaaaaatagaaattttcaattttaatgactcacaatccactaatattatttacactgttttttatttatttctctactttattttcttttttattttatcaattatatgatgaagaatggagatagtactagtattattgtATTCCCTCAATTTCctcgttaaaaaaaattaaaaaaacttttttttctctGAAAAGTGGTAATAACAGACTAATAGCTAATAGCAATAGAGAACATGAAATTATCCCTCCGTACAGAACTAGATTCTGTGTGTGTCGCTACACATGTCCAAACACAATCAAATTCATTTAGGTTTCGTAGCTTGTCTTCTCTCTTCTAGTCATGCAGTCAACGCGTAGGATTTATTTCTTCCAACAGTCTTTCTCCTCCCCTTCAATACTTCAATTTTCTCCGCCCCATCGTCTAATTTCTGCAACAAACAAAAGAGGTGCGCATTCTTGCTACATTTCAAATTGAGATTTTGATTTGGgtttcttcaattcttgtcgaTTTTAATCATTTATTCAGCTATCATAAATTGGTTGCCCTTTCGCCTTGTAAATTATGGAAGCTTGTTTCCGATTATGTTCCCTTTGATCTGCTTTAGATACAGAGATCCTCTGTTTAGAATAAACTGAATTccataaatattattattactaggTAGCAGGAGTATTTTTTATGTATTCTTATGTTTGTGATatgtaaataaaaaacaaatgagatCAAATTGCTGTAAATTAGGTCTATCTTAGTGGGATTGAATGATTGCTGGTTTTTCTATTATAATGCGTATGAAAATCTACTGAATTCAGAAAATTGTTGGTGCTATTTGATTATCTTGattaatttcagatttgattcAATGGTATGTGTTTATTTCTACATAACTGCAACTACACTGATGTACAGTATTGATTTAGGTGGCAATGAGGTGGTGTTTCCATTTATTCGgtggagaggaagaggaagagccAAAGACCCGAAAGCCTGACTCGGTACGTACCTCAGTTGAGACGAGACAATCTGGTCTTCAGTCGAGAGGACTAAACCGGCCCCCAAATTTGCCAAAGAGACCGAGTAATCTCAAGGTTTTTACCCTCTTGGAGCTGAAGCAAATAACTAGGAATTTTAGTAATAGTGCTAAGCTTGGGGAGGGTGGATTCGGATGTGTTTTTAAGGGTTTTATCAAGAGCTCGGAAGATCCGGATAAGAAGATTGCCGTGGCTATAAAACAACTTGGTAAACAAGGACAACAGGTGCATTCCCTGTTTCTCTTTCAGCATTTCTTTCTTCATCTTTGACAATTGATGGTTAATTACGATTTTAGAGTGTCTTACTCGTGTTTGTGACGTTATATgctgtttcgagctcctctatTGACCAAGAGGACTTGTTTTGGCTCAATTTCACCTAAATACATCTCTCACAAGTCACAAGATTACAATGCCTATAATATCCGAGAATCTAGTAATTTACTTCATAGCACTAGATCTGTTTTTACGGGTGTATGTGGTGATTATAAGTGTAGGAGGTCGAGACGAAATTAAAATGGATGGTTTCATCTGCACTAGATATGTTCACATGTCAAAAATACAATTTCTGCAGATGACTGAGGATACATGTGATGATATAAAATATAGGAAATAGTAAGCTGTAATATAATATGCAAATGATTCCTTTTTTCTGGAGAATCTTACTCTTTCTCGACTACAACGACTGTTGCACTTGCACGAGCTTCTTGATTCATTTCCTATAATACGAAAAATGATTCCACCACTGCAGGGTCACAAAGAGTGGATCACGGAGGTCGACCTTCTTGGCGTTGTTGACCATCCGAATCTGGTGAAACTGATTGGATACTGCGCGGAGGATGATGAGAGGGGAATCCAACGACTTCTCATGTACGAGTATATGCCTAATGGAAGCGTGTTTGACCATCTATCAAGATCCACCGACTCCCTCCCCTGGGCTACGAGGCTGAGGGTTGCCCTAGATGCTGCTCGTGGCCTCGCCTACTTGCACGAGGAAATGGATTTTCAGGTCAATTTCTGTTTCTCTACTGAAATATTGCATTAGGCTTATATTTTTGGTCTCTGCAATGCTCAGATCATCTTCAGGGACTTCAAGTCATCGAACATCCTCCTAGACGAGCAGTGGAACGCTAAGCTGTCGGACTTCGGATTAGCCCGGCTGGGCCCCCAAGAAGGACGAACGCACGTCTCCACCGCTGTATGATCAACAACTTAGCTTCTTCAATCATGATCTTAATAGAgaatttattgtttaattgaaatGTTACTAGGTGGTGGGAACTATGGGGTACGCGGCACCTGAATACGTGAGAACCGGGCATCTGACATCAATGAGCGACGTGTGGAGCTACGGTGTGTTCCTATACGAGCTCATCACAGGGAGGCGGCCGTTGGAACGGAACCGCCCAAAAAAGGAGCAGAAGCTATTGGAGTGGATAAAGCCACACCTATCGGATGCAAGGAAATTCGAGCAGATATTGGATCCAAGGCTCAAAGCTGAAGGAAATCACATCCTTAAATCAGCTATGAAGCTATCGATAGTCGCTAATCGCTGCTTGGTCCGTGCTGCCAAAACAAGGCCCAAGATGAGCGAGCTGGCCGTAATGGTCAATGAAGTCGTCGATGCATGCTCAGGCTCAGGCTCAGGCTCGGGCCGTGTTGCACCACCTTTCAAGCGTAATGAGCCAACAAGAAGGGTAAGGGACCGTACCGGGACCGTTGCTCGTCCCACCCGTCCTCGCACACGGAAGCTAGTCAACACTTAATCAAACACTCACTAAATTTGAGTAAGACTGTCAAGATCTGgctaatatatatttttaaattaaatctatAATATTTTTGCCTAAATTGTGGTCCTCTGATTGGATTCTATCCTTGAATAGCCATATCAAGTTTCACCTGAGCT
This sequence is a window from Salvia splendens isolate huo1 chromosome 14, SspV2, whole genome shotgun sequence. Protein-coding genes within it:
- the LOC121764713 gene encoding serine/threonine-protein kinase PCRK1-like; protein product: MRWCFHLFGGEEEEEPKTRKPDSVRTSVETRQSGLQSRGLNRPPNLPKRPSNLKVFTLLELKQITRNFSNSAKLGEGGFGCVFKGFIKSSEDPDKKIAVAIKQLGKQGQQGHKEWITEVDLLGVVDHPNLVKLIGYCAEDDERGIQRLLMYEYMPNGSVFDHLSRSTDSLPWATRLRVALDAARGLAYLHEEMDFQIIFRDFKSSNILLDEQWNAKLSDFGLARLGPQEGRTHVSTAVVGTMGYAAPEYVRTGHLTSMSDVWSYGVFLYELITGRRPLERNRPKKEQKLLEWIKPHLSDARKFEQILDPRLKAEGNHILKSAMKLSIVANRCLVRAAKTRPKMSELAVMVNEVVDACSGSGSGSGRVAPPFKRNEPTRRVRDRTGTVARPTRPRTRKLVNT